Sequence from the Torulaspora globosa chromosome 4, complete sequence genome:
CTTAGATTGAACAGTAATTATACACTAGTTTTTCTGTGGTGAATCCTATTTAAACCTCAGCAAATCGCCGCAGGTTCTAATCTCTATGTCATGCCTTTTGAATAGACCCCGTTTGCTTGATGAGCATTGGTCGATTAGCTGTGTCAGTTTGATCAGTTTATCCCTGCTCGAGCCTGACCTGTTCAGTTTGCCTTCATATCTTTGGATAAATTTCACGCACAGATAGTGCAACCACATAAGGTTTGTTCTAGGTTCGTACTCTTCCCAAGAAGATGCCTCTGCGAGAACGAAGCGCATAAGTTTGTAAATTTCGTATTGGTAGTCACCGCCGCCCTGGAAGAATAGTGGGTGATCTAGTCTGGTGTAGATTACGGGTTGATCGGGCCCTTTCTGAGCTCTACTGCACTTCAGGTCACACAGCGTGACATTGAGCTTCTTGTCGACTAGAATGTGTTCCAGGATTAGGTTTCTGTGCTCGAATTGAAATTTTGTCTCTGCAACGTAAAGTATAGTGACACATTGCCAAAAGATGTACAGCGCTTGCGACCAGCTTGTTAAATTGACAACACTCAAAGGAGTTCCGtgatctttcaagataaGAAGTAGAAATAGTGGGGCATTTGTGTCGTGTCCCCTCGTTTCCGAATCTTCTTGTATCACATAGGAGTGTAGCAGCCATGGTAATCCAGTAGTTCCTTTACAAAGTCTCAACATTTTGAGCTCTTGTAAACACATCGTTTTAGAGTAAGTGACATCTTCTAGCATTCCCAGCGgcagtttcttgaacacTACTGCACCATCATTGTTTTGACAGCTCCAGACATGGGTGGTCAGCTTTTTAGAGTTTTTCAGGGAAGCCATTGTCTCTTTCTCTGAGACGATATGCTTGATATCACAGATGTCTAAAATTTGGCTTAATATTGCTTCGTCATAATCCTTCATTATAACTGGGGTTGAAGACGTCAGCGAAAGAAGAGAACTCGAGTTTCTAAGCTTGGCTCTGATTTTATCGCGAGAAGCCTGATCCGGCACAGGTAATGAGATTTGAGGACCCTGAGAGGTCAATGAGGAGGAGTCATCGCCACCAGTATTGTTGGACTTTGTTCTCGTCTTTAACCTTTGTAATGAGCTATGGGAGCCCTTGTGCTTTAGACTTGATTGCGATGATCTGTGTTTCAACCCATTCAAAGAAATATTAGATGATGATGGTCTCTTTTTTAATGAGTTCGATGTAATCGATGAGTTGTCGCTGTAGTCCATAGTACCAGCTGTCCCATTATTATACGAGAAGACAGCTTTGTGTAGCTCTGCAaaagagctctttcctTTTATTTTGGTATCTGCCATCAATGAACCATTATCATGAACGATCTTAAGTGATTGACTGGACGATGACCTCGATAGAGAAGCGCTACTGCCTCTTTTCCAAAATTTCCATTTGGAACTTGTAGATGCGATCGAAGAAAGCGAAGACATGCTCGGTGAATGTGTGTGGAAGCCCGCCGCATTTCCTGATACAGCGGTCGTATACATCGAGCTACCGCTATGATAGCTGTTGGCGCTGTCCTGGGCGAGCATGATGGAATGGCGCTGACGATTCGCTTCGTTTACCACAGGCGCCAACGGAGCCCTAAAATTCGAATTGCGGCGCTCCTTAGACTGTACACCGTAGGATTTCGGATTCTGCGAAGGAATTATTGATGGTGCCTTAAACAGGTCGCGATCTTTCTTCACCTGGTTTTCTTTGTTCTCATCGTTAAGCGCAATAAGGCCGAATAACTGTCTCAAAGATGACCCAGTTGAGCTCCTTTTCATGGAACGCGGCGACTTGGCCGCCTGGTCAGCCTCGACGCTCGCAACGGAGCCCCGTTTGTGCGATGAAAGAGAGCTGTGGGTCGAGACTCTTTTAAGAAATTTCGAATCTCGATTCTCCTTGTCCTTAGATTCCCTTGAATGGCCTGTTCCAGAATCTAATGTAAAAGTCGACAACGCAGACCatcttttctttgcagcacctgaagaagacgagTGGTTCGACATGAAAGACCACcgtttcttctcttccgACCTTGTTTTTCCTGGGCCAATCGACGAAGGAGTAGCCCTTGACGAAGCACTGGCCATAACATTCATTCCTTGCTCACTCACGCCCTTCGAGGGCGATCGTACAGCATCTTCACGATCAGAATCCTCTTGTGAATTATAATCATCCTCATTATCCGAGACAACCAATGCAATGAACTTCCTATCGTCAGACGGCCCTTCAAAAGACGTATCAAACTCCATTTCTGATCCAATCGACTCTGATCAGTTGCACCAGCCAGTACCCAACTTACCTAAACCTGTAGTAGTGCTCATTATCCTGTTGTAATCTTAAAGTGCCGGTTTATTCGCTTTGTTTACATTTCGTGTTTGGTGATTTATTTTCGCGTCGGGAATTTTAACTGTCCGGATGGATCTGGTGCATTTCGGACAGCAGATTTTGCCAAGACCGATGAGATAGAATAGATAGCTCAGTTATAAGACAATTGACCAGCCAGACAGGTCTTAAGAGGTTCGAATTGCGTTTCAATGACGGCCGACGCGGTTGCGGTTGCTTCTGGGACAGAGGTCGTCACCGAGGAAGGTGTAGAGAGCGATGATTTTGGTAGCTTTTCGGATGCGTCGTTCACAAGCGACCTGGAGGAAGATTACGAAGGAGTTACGAGATATTTAGACGATTTGCTACCTAATTGCGGATATTTGGCTCCGTCTGATTCTCAACCAGCGGCGCTGGAACAGTTATTGCAGGACGAGAGACCGCATGTGATCTACGAACAGTTGGTGGAGCTGCGAACAGCGCTGCAGCCTTTAAGCTGGGATAAGTCTCATCTCAAAGCCAACCTATGGCATATTTTAAGGATTCCCGAGGGTGAGCCCGCGGAAAAGCAGCCATTGCGGGAGGTATCTCTCGATGATTCGCTTTATAAGCAATTGATGTCGTTGCTGAAAGATAACAATGTTCACGCAACCCATCTGCTGCGAGATCAGCTTAAAATCAATTACACTAGCCCGTTAACACCTTTAGCGGCGCGTGCggaggaggagaaagaaCAGGAGGGCACGATACGGAGTTTGCTGGCAAAGACCGTTGACTCATCAGACGACCTGACCGAATATCACGATGCACTGTGCCGGGAAATTGATATTCTGCTTGTCGAGCTACGACAGCTGAATGATCGACAGGCGGCTCTGATGACAGATAAAAGCACATTTGAAAGCGTTATCACAAATCTCACAGGTCATACTCAAAGGTTATATAGAGATGAAGTTGCGCTGTACAACAAGAGGATTAAGAAGAAAAGTAGGTTTAGATGGCTAAATAAGGTTTAACGAAATCTACTTGGTAT
This genomic interval carries:
- the ALK1 gene encoding protein kinase ALK1 (ancestral locus Anc_4.100), whose protein sequence is MEFDTSFEGPSDDRKFIALVVSDNEDDYNSQEDSDREDAVRSPSKGVSEQGMNVMASASSRATPSSIGPGKTRSEEKKRWSFMSNHSSSSGAAKKRWSALSTFTLDSGTGHSRESKDKENRDSKFLKRVSTHSSLSSHKRGSVASVEADQAAKSPRSMKRSSTGSSLRQLFGLIALNDENKENQVKKDRDLFKAPSIIPSQNPKSYGVQSKERRNSNFRAPLAPVVNEANRQRHSIMLAQDSANSYHSGSSMYTTAVSGNAAGFHTHSPSMSSLSSIASTSSKWKFWKRGSSASLSRSSSSQSLKIVHDNGSLMADTKIKGKSSFAELHKAVFSYNNGTAGTMDYSDNSSITSNSLKKRPSSSNISLNGLKHRSSQSSLKHKGSHSSLQRLKTRTKSNNTGGDDSSSLTSQGPQISLPVPDQASRDKIRAKLRNSSSLLSLTSSTPVIMKDYDEAILSQILDICDIKHIVSEKETMASLKNSKKLTTHVWSCQNNDGAVVFKKLPLGMLEDVTYSKTMCLQELKMLRLCKGTTGLPWLLHSYVIQEDSETRGHDTNAPLFLLLILKDHGTPLSVVNLTSWSQALYIFWQCVTILYVAETKFQFEHRNLILEHILVDKKLNVTLCDLKCSRAQKGPDQPVIYTRLDHPLFFQGGGDYQYEIYKLMRFVLAEASSWEEYEPRTNLMWLHYLCVKFIQRYEGKLNRSGSSRDKLIKLTQLIDQCSSSKRGLFKRHDIEIRTCGDLLRFK
- the LAA2 gene encoding Laa2p (ancestral locus Anc_4.99), giving the protein MTADAVAVASGTEVVTEEGVESDDFGSFSDASFTSDLEEDYEGVTRYLDDLLPNCGYLAPSDSQPAALEQLLQDERPHVIYEQLVELRTALQPLSWDKSHLKANLWHILRIPEGEPAEKQPLREVSLDDSLYKQLMSLLKDNNVHATHLLRDQLKINYTSPLTPLAARAEEEKEQEGTIRSLLAKTVDSSDDLTEYHDALCREIDILLVELRQLNDRQAALMTDKSTFESVITNLTGHTQRLYRDEVALYNKRIKKKSRFRWLNKV